A part of Mucilaginibacter defluvii genomic DNA contains:
- a CDS encoding MFS transporter: protein MNISTFNAFKSRNYRLFFFGQSFSLIGTWMQKTAVSWVVYALTHSEFMLGVTMFASLFPSFILSFLGGVVADRYDRYKVLLITQIASMVQALLLTLLVYFKQYEVWQIISLSVVLGIINAFDVPARQSLVYEMIDNKEHLPNALALNSSMVNLSRLIGPGIAGLLIEKFGEDVCFGLNTLSFIAVIGSLLAMRLPKYQPKPHGKDVVADLKEGFTYIKNTPSIGFILLMLCLMSVLVLPFSTLIPVYARDIFKGTASTFGVIDSVIGLGAFAGAIFLASLKPGSNLKLILAINTLVLGAGLALFSHEEIYPVALVFAMISGFGMMSQVTISNTVIQTTVSPDMRGRVISFYAMVLFGLQPIGGLLIGTVSQYINAQNTLLAEGIAALLIGGLHLYFLRKRNTDKNAQQLNPPVKMQQALNT, encoded by the coding sequence ATGAACATTAGTACTTTCAACGCTTTTAAAAGCCGCAACTACAGGCTTTTCTTTTTTGGCCAATCATTCTCGCTAATTGGTACCTGGATGCAGAAAACGGCTGTAAGCTGGGTAGTATACGCCTTAACACATTCTGAATTTATGCTGGGTGTAACCATGTTCGCCAGCTTGTTCCCCTCATTTATACTCTCCTTTTTAGGCGGTGTTGTAGCCGATAGGTATGACCGTTATAAGGTATTGCTTATTACGCAAATTGCCTCAATGGTGCAGGCCTTGCTGCTTACCCTGCTGGTTTACTTTAAGCAATACGAGGTTTGGCAGATCATCTCATTGAGCGTGGTGCTGGGCATTATAAATGCCTTTGATGTACCTGCCCGGCAATCGCTGGTGTATGAGATGATCGATAATAAAGAACACCTGCCTAATGCTTTGGCGCTCAATTCATCTATGGTAAACCTGTCGCGGTTGATAGGGCCGGGCATTGCAGGTTTGCTGATAGAAAAATTTGGTGAGGATGTTTGTTTTGGCCTTAATACGTTAAGCTTTATAGCCGTAATAGGTTCATTATTAGCTATGCGATTACCTAAATACCAGCCTAAACCGCATGGCAAGGATGTGGTGGCCGATCTGAAGGAAGGCTTTACCTACATTAAAAATACACCATCCATAGGTTTTATACTGCTGATGCTTTGTTTAATGAGTGTTCTGGTGCTGCCTTTCAGTACCCTAATACCGGTTTACGCGCGCGATATTTTTAAAGGGACGGCATCAACCTTTGGCGTTATAGATAGTGTTATCGGGCTGGGAGCATTTGCCGGGGCTATCTTCCTGGCATCATTAAAACCGGGCAGTAATCTAAAATTGATACTGGCTATTAACACATTAGTTTTGGGCGCAGGGCTCGCGCTTTTCTCGCATGAGGAAATTTACCCGGTCGCGCTGGTGTTTGCCATGATCAGCGGCTTCGGTATGATGTCGCAGGTTACCATCAGTAACACGGTGATACAAACTACGGTTAGTCCGGATATGCGGGGCCGCGTGATCAGCTTTTATGCTATGGTTTTATTCGGCCTGCAGCCGATAGGCGGTTTGCTGATCGGTACGGTATCGCAATACATCAACGCGCAAAATACGCTTTTGGCCGAAGGTATTGCCGCCCTGCTGATAGGCGGCCTGCATTTATACTTTTTACGCAAGCGAAATACGGATAAAAACGCGCAGCAATTAAACCCGCCTGTTAAAATGCAGCAGGCGTTAAATACCTAA
- a CDS encoding PA0069 family radical SAM protein, with protein MAYQDNQDFFKGRGAQVNTHNKFLKSKYVLEHVEGLDEPLLGNTATQLYEETPKKIVSESNSPDLSHMHSINPYQGCEHGCIYCYARNSHEYYGFSAGLDFERKIIVKRNAPELLEQYFNKKNYEPVCIVLSGNTDCYQPIERRLGITRRLLEVFLKYRNPVSFITKNNLILRDMDILAEMAKHNLVHVNVSITSLKEDLRQKLEPRTVTATGRLAVIQKLSQINVPVRVMAAPIIPGLNSNEIPNIIKAAADRGAVSAGFTVVRLNGSIAEIFTDWIQKAFPDRAEKVLNMIRSCHEGQLNDSNFGRRMSGDGKIAESIHQMFRMACNRFMAGREMPPFDYSLFTPKNGKQTSLF; from the coding sequence ATGGCATATCAGGATAATCAGGATTTTTTTAAGGGAAGAGGCGCACAGGTAAACACGCACAACAAATTTTTAAAAAGTAAATACGTACTTGAACATGTTGAAGGGCTTGATGAGCCTTTGCTAGGGAACACGGCGACGCAATTGTACGAGGAAACGCCGAAAAAGATAGTAAGCGAATCAAACAGCCCGGACCTTAGCCACATGCACTCCATTAACCCGTACCAGGGATGCGAACATGGCTGCATATATTGCTACGCGCGCAATAGCCACGAGTATTATGGCTTTAGCGCCGGGCTTGACTTTGAGCGCAAGATCATCGTAAAACGAAATGCGCCTGAATTGCTGGAACAATACTTTAATAAAAAGAATTATGAGCCGGTATGCATTGTATTATCCGGCAATACTGATTGTTACCAACCCATTGAGCGTAGGTTAGGCATAACACGCCGCCTGCTCGAGGTATTCCTAAAGTACCGCAACCCGGTAAGCTTTATCACTAAAAATAATCTGATACTACGCGATATGGATATACTGGCCGAAATGGCCAAGCATAACCTGGTGCATGTTAATGTATCTATCACCTCGCTAAAAGAAGACTTGCGGCAAAAGCTGGAACCACGTACGGTAACCGCCACAGGCAGGCTGGCGGTTATTCAAAAATTATCACAAATAAACGTACCGGTACGGGTAATGGCCGCGCCAATAATTCCGGGGTTAAATAGCAATGAGATACCCAATATTATTAAAGCCGCTGCTGACCGTGGCGCAGTATCTGCCGGGTTTACGGTTGTGCGGCTAAACGGCAGCATTGCTGAGATTTTTACCGATTGGATACAGAAAGCTTTCCCCGACCGTGCCGAAAAGGTGCTGAATATGATTCGCTCCTGCCACGAGGGACAACTGAACGACAGTAACTTTGGCCGCCGTATGAGCGGTGATGGCAAGATAGCTGAATCCATACATCAGATGTTCCGCATGGCCTGCAACCGTTTTATGGCCGGCCGGGAGATGCCGCCTTTTGATTATTCGCTTTTTACACCAAAAAATGGAAAGCAAACGAGTTTGTTTTGA
- a CDS encoding zinc ribbon domain-containing protein — protein MEQTVEQKLKALYELQTIHTKIDRIRQVRGELPVEVADLEDDVAGLETRIQKLKYELDDVEDEIVNRKNLIKDAQANIKKYEAQLNDVKNNREYDAISKEIEIQGLDIQVSEKKIREFGFEISNKTQVYEKALADLEARKADLDAKKAELGTITAETEKEENELISQAEKALPNIEERLLTAYNRLRKNAKNGLAVVTIQRDSCSGCFNQIPPQRQSDIRQRKKIIVCEHCGRILVDEQMALEAEEA, from the coding sequence ATGGAACAAACCGTTGAACAAAAGCTGAAAGCTTTATACGAACTTCAGACAATACATACTAAAATTGATAGAATACGCCAGGTGCGCGGTGAATTACCTGTTGAGGTAGCCGACCTGGAAGATGATGTTGCCGGTTTGGAAACCCGCATCCAAAAGCTTAAATACGAGCTTGATGATGTGGAGGACGAAATCGTTAACCGTAAAAACCTGATCAAAGATGCTCAGGCCAACATCAAAAAATACGAAGCGCAACTTAATGATGTTAAGAACAACCGTGAGTATGATGCTATCTCAAAAGAGATCGAGATACAAGGCCTTGACATACAGGTAAGCGAGAAAAAAATACGTGAATTTGGTTTTGAGATCAGCAACAAAACCCAGGTTTACGAGAAAGCACTTGCCGACCTTGAGGCACGTAAAGCCGACCTTGACGCTAAAAAAGCGGAACTGGGTACCATTACCGCCGAAACTGAAAAAGAAGAGAACGAACTGATTAGCCAGGCTGAAAAAGCTCTTCCTAATATTGAAGAGCGTTTACTCACTGCTTACAACCGCCTGCGCAAAAACGCTAAGAACGGTTTGGCTGTGGTAACCATTCAGCGCGATTCATGCTCAGGCTGCTTTAACCAGATCCCGCCTCAGCGCCAGTCTGATATCCGCCAGCGCAAAAAGATCATCGTTTGCGAGCATTGCGGCCGTATCCTGGTTGATGAGCAAATGGCTTTAGAAGCAGAAGAAGCATAA
- a CDS encoding mechanosensitive ion channel family protein: MKEVLENWSDNMPSWLWNILITITAVIIGLIIKLIIKSILNFYKNRNDYSLFRSIIVHTGRPMNHFVPLLVLNLMLPLMDMQKRFYIPFSRFIEISLIISFAVLLVSSIKVFEDYMYHVYDLNKEDNLKERKIRTQLQFIRRILVTFIVLVAVAVVLLSFDNVRKIGAGLLTGVGIGGIIIGFAAQKSLANFLAGFQIAFTQPLRIDDVLVVEGEWGRVEDITLTYVVLNIWDQRRLILPINYFIEKPFQNWTRTTSQILGTVFLYLDYNTPVDAIRAEFDRLLDATKLWDKRVKVIQVTDAKENTIEIRALMSARNSSQAFDLRCYIRENLINFLRDNYPESLPLQRVMLSHEDNFKQDKDTTGLPA; encoded by the coding sequence ATGAAAGAAGTTTTAGAAAATTGGTCTGATAACATGCCCTCGTGGCTATGGAATATACTGATAACTATTACGGCGGTAATCATCGGCCTTATTATAAAGCTGATTATAAAATCAATACTTAACTTCTACAAAAACCGAAATGATTATTCGCTTTTCCGTAGCATTATTGTGCACACCGGCAGGCCCATGAACCACTTTGTGCCGTTGCTGGTACTCAACCTTATGCTGCCGCTGATGGATATGCAAAAGCGTTTTTACATACCGTTCAGCCGTTTTATAGAGATATCGCTCATTATTTCGTTCGCGGTGCTGCTGGTTAGCTCAATCAAGGTTTTTGAAGATTACATGTATCATGTATACGACTTAAACAAAGAGGATAACCTGAAAGAGCGTAAAATACGCACCCAGCTGCAGTTCATACGGAGAATATTGGTGACTTTTATAGTGTTGGTAGCAGTTGCCGTGGTGTTACTGAGTTTTGATAACGTACGTAAAATTGGCGCCGGTTTACTTACGGGTGTCGGCATTGGTGGTATTATTATAGGTTTCGCCGCACAAAAATCATTAGCGAATTTTTTGGCCGGATTTCAAATTGCTTTTACCCAACCCCTGCGTATTGACGACGTGCTGGTGGTAGAGGGCGAATGGGGCCGTGTAGAGGATATTACTTTAACCTATGTAGTGTTAAACATTTGGGATCAGCGCAGGTTGATTTTGCCGATTAACTATTTTATTGAAAAACCTTTTCAAAACTGGACGCGCACCACATCGCAAATATTAGGCACCGTTTTTTTATATCTGGATTATAATACACCGGTTGATGCCATCAGGGCAGAGTTTGACCGTTTGCTTGATGCAACTAAGCTTTGGGATAAACGGGTTAAAGTAATACAGGTTACCGATGCCAAGGAGAATACCATCGAGATACGGGCCTTGATGAGTGCGCGCAATTCATCGCAGGCGTTTGACCTGCGTTGCTACATTCGCGAAAACCTGATCAACTTTTTAAGAGATAATTACCCGGAAAGCCTGCCGCTGCAACGGGTAATGCTTAGCCACGAGGATAATTTTAAACAGGATAAGGACACCACAGGCCTGCCGGCTTAG
- a CDS encoding MarR family winged helix-turn-helix transcriptional regulator has protein sequence MDKNTRQLAAQLRETTTRLVKKLRKQSSTGEKLSLTERSTIALLDQHGQLLPSKLASMEKITTQSMSQILNHLFELGYINREPSQTDKRKVIISLSDAGREVLYRVRNEREEWLYTAISDLCTPEDRASLNNALSLLKKIIEHE, from the coding sequence ATGGACAAGAATACTAGGCAACTGGCAGCACAACTGCGCGAAACAACCACCCGATTGGTAAAAAAGCTGCGTAAGCAATCGTCAACAGGCGAAAAGCTGTCGTTGACTGAACGTTCTACCATTGCCTTGCTCGATCAGCATGGACAGTTGCTGCCCAGTAAACTTGCCTCCATGGAAAAGATCACTACGCAATCCATGTCGCAGATATTGAACCACCTTTTTGAGTTGGGATATATTAACCGTGAGCCATCACAAACCGATAAGCGTAAAGTAATTATATCCTTGTCTGATGCCGGGCGTGAGGTGCTTTACCGGGTACGTAACGAGCGGGAGGAGTGGCTGTATACGGCTATAAGTGATTTGTGTACACCAGAAGACCGGGCATCGCTGAACAATGCACTAAGCTTGCTTAAAAAGATTATTGAACACGAATAA
- a CDS encoding Nif3-like dinuclear metal center hexameric protein, which yields MKLAELTNYLESLAPLAYQEDYDNAGLIVGKPDKEVHQALISLDCTEAVVDEAISADCQVIISHHPIVFKGLKKFNGRTYVERVVEKAIKHDIAIYAIHTNLDNITGGVNAKICEMLGLKNTRILAPKNGLLKKLVTYVPVNDAERVKNALFDAGAGNIGNYSECSFGTEGTGTFKGNDDTNPYVGTPGTRHHEAELRIETVYPANLESKILMALVLNHPYEEVAYDLYTLSNQHNQIGSGMIGELDMALSEHDFLKMLKENMLTGVIKHTQLRGRDVKKVAVCGGSGGFLLKQAIAAGADVFVTADYKYHEFFDADGKIVIADIGHFESEQFTQQLLFEIIQKKFATFAVRLTTINTNPVKYFI from the coding sequence ATGAAATTAGCAGAGCTAACTAACTACCTGGAAAGCCTTGCGCCGCTGGCTTACCAGGAAGACTATGACAATGCAGGCCTTATTGTAGGCAAGCCGGATAAGGAAGTACACCAGGCCCTGATATCGTTGGATTGTACCGAGGCCGTGGTTGATGAGGCGATCAGCGCCGATTGCCAGGTAATTATATCGCACCACCCCATCGTGTTTAAAGGATTGAAAAAATTTAACGGCCGAACCTATGTAGAGCGTGTAGTTGAAAAAGCCATTAAACACGATATTGCTATTTACGCTATCCACACCAACCTGGATAACATAACCGGGGGCGTAAACGCTAAAATATGCGAAATGTTAGGTTTAAAGAATACCCGCATACTTGCCCCTAAAAACGGGTTGCTTAAAAAGCTGGTTACCTACGTACCCGTTAACGACGCCGAGCGCGTAAAGAATGCCCTATTTGACGCGGGTGCAGGTAACATCGGCAATTACAGCGAATGCAGCTTTGGCACCGAAGGCACAGGAACCTTTAAAGGTAATGATGATACTAACCCTTATGTTGGCACGCCCGGCACACGCCACCATGAAGCTGAGTTGCGGATAGAAACCGTTTACCCCGCCAACCTGGAAAGCAAAATATTAATGGCCCTGGTTTTAAACCACCCCTATGAGGAAGTGGCGTACGATCTGTATACGCTCAGTAATCAGCACAATCAAATTGGCTCAGGCATGATAGGCGAGCTTGATATGGCTTTGAGTGAGCACGACTTTTTAAAGATGCTGAAAGAAAACATGCTTACCGGCGTTATAAAACACACCCAACTGCGCGGTCGTGATGTTAAAAAGGTAGCGGTTTGCGGTGGATCCGGAGGTTTTTTGTTAAAACAGGCCATAGCCGCCGGCGCAGATGTTTTTGTGACAGCTGATTATAAATACCATGAGTTTTTTGATGCCGATGGCAAGATAGTAATAGCGGATATCGGACATTTTGAAAGTGAGCAATTTACGCAGCAATTATTGTTTGAAATTATTCAGAAAAAATTCGCTACCTTTGCCGTCCGTTTAACAACGATAAATACGAACCCCGTCAAATATTTTATTTAA